The Candidatus Eremiobacteraceae bacterium region AGCGGAGAGCCGGTCAGCGTGTGAGCACTGTGGCCGCCTGCACCGGGTCGTAGTGAAAGCGACGCAGCACGGATTGACCGTCTGCTTCGGCCAACCAGCGCACGAACGCGTTCGCGGCGTTCGGGTTCGACGCTTGGTTGAGGACCGCGGCATAAAAAACGAGCGGCTCAGGCCGGTACTCCTTGCCGTCGATGTTCAAGTGCGCATTTTGGTACTGGCTCGCGAGCGATGCCGAGCCAAGATTCACTTCCGGCGGCAGCGTCAGAAACGGAATCCCTAGAGCCGCGGGCTGCGTCTTGTACGCGGACGAAGCATCGAGCTGGCCTGCTTGCAAGCGAGCGATCACGGTGGGCTCGGGGAAGATCTGCTGCGCATTGAACGTGTCGCCGAGCACGCGCTCGACCAAGTCTGGTTGATGGTAGTGCGCGGCGGCGAGCTCCATCACGAAGATGATGTTGCGCCCTTGGGGGTCGGTGCCGGGATCGGTTCGCCCGAAGCGGACGTCGGAGCG contains the following coding sequences:
- a CDS encoding extracellular solute-binding protein, whose translation is MRRTLSICGGLAFAAATPLTSRAASAIPAAASGDLDVAYAGSMGALMEGAVQDEMRSRFGLTWHGRAQGATALARLIAADTIKPDVFVAATPSPMQIVLAAGKADRAVPIAQTEMVIAYSAQSAFASEFKASANGRGRPWWQLLERSDVRFGRTDPGTDPQGRNIIFVMELAAAHYHQPDLVERVLGDTFNAQQIFPEPTVIARLQAGQLDASSAYKTQPAALGIPFLTLPPEVNLGSASLASQYQNAHLNIDGKEYRPEPLVFYAAVLNQASNPNAANAFVRWLAEADGQSVLRRFHYDPVQAATVLTR